The Mangifera indica cultivar Alphonso chromosome 19, CATAS_Mindica_2.1, whole genome shotgun sequence nucleotide sequence GGTTGTCCCTTCATGTCGTCGAATTACTAATACCTACATTTTTAATATCAACATTAGGCTCAAAAATGCATTGAAATGAATTTGGATTATGAATATGACTTGGATatactcaaatatttataaagtcaTGACGTCTTGTGCTATATTTGGTCCCTTATTacaagcatgactttgacttctATCAACATCTTGGCTTGGAACACCGTATATGCCCTCATCACCCCAAGAATTCATCATCATCCTTATTACACTCTACTTCATAATTCTTATCCACATCGTcgttattatcatcatcaccataattcccaccaaactcttAGAAACTTTGTGATTGTGTTCACTCGTCTGTCAGATGACCCTTTctttcttcctcatgaacatctttGGCTTGTTGATTATCTCCTTTATTAATTGGACTCTCGATAATACAGAGTTTGGTTGATTCTTGTAAACTTCTTGCTTCTAACATCAAATACTTCAAatcatcatcgtctacaatCTCTATTGGACTCACATTACCTAGGGTAAAAACATGCACATTCAACTAACTTTAATTGAGTCTTAGACGATAGCTTATTCTCGCTATGaatcctttaaaattaatacttatGCCAATACACatccctctctcattcccaccaacatatctCATAACATTATCATCACCTAAAATCCATTACCCTTTATAGCGAATCTTAAATGCAATTTTTCCatcttaacttaaaataaacataaaaacactTGTGTTTAAACCCTGGACATTATAAGGCATGCAATGGATTGGCATTGGCGTTAAACAACTGTGTTAAACATCTTTTTTCAGGTTgacttaaaataaacctaaaaacataaaaacacttGTGTTTAAACCTTGGGCATTATAAGACATGCAATGGATTAGCGTTGGCATTATACAATTGTGTTAAACACTTATGTTTAAACAAGCAAGTGAGACCAGGCTAACCCCAGGCTTTTTGTCAACCTATTCTTCATCTGGTTTTTATCCAAACCTAaattttcgtattttttaaccatcaatagaacattataataacattaaacaatacaacaacatgaaatcaccaTATTAAACActctaacaatatgaaatcacaataaaattatatttcacatgaagtcataaaCTTGAATCTaccttatattatttgattttcaattgttaaacaagaaaacacataatataaagGCTTAAATCAAGACTACCCTGAATGTGAATAACTTTACTGtgaaatttttgtaataaatgtgaattttctaaagaaatttaataattttcgtctctccctcccttgagtctaagttgaatattttataatgactttttctcatagattttattgttcaatcataaGTGTCTTCTctattgaagaatttttttttttgttgcagagattttttccctttttagaAGACTAAGGAAAAATAGAGAGATtattgttatgatattttttctttccgtacaagttttattaatgaacgtattttgaaaaaattaattattattgtgatattttgtttaaagtttgagataaataacatatatatatatatatatatatatatatatatatatatagttttaaaaaatgataaaaaattcaacatctctgtattatttttatcacGTATGACCCATTAACTAAATTGGGCAAAGAggtcaaatatttataatttgactCGCTTATAACTCCCAGCTGAACCTTAGTTATTAAGCAGTGTGAAGCGGGATGGTCAAAGATGCAAACAGTGCAACATATCTAATTCAAACTTTAATATGTATCTCAATGGATGTTTCATGTAAACAcaattttaatctaattcaTTTTAGTTCTAAATCATGTGTTGCACAATTTACATTTATACTTTACAATAAAATCTGAATAGGCATACaaattaacaactttatatAATTCTACACATGCAAACCTTAACGTTCAAACtttttgacttaaaaaaaaaattgtaaaaatatctcaaacaatTATAGAAAATGGGGAAATTAATACTGAATTTAAATCCAGAATATCCATTAATCAGTATCATCAACCATCCTTCTAATATTTACAATATGCAGCAAAGATACAAAAGCCACCAAGGCTTTACTGCATGTTCTAcagttttctttatttaactaaaataaaaccTGAAGAGCTAGAACTAGTAATTGAGGTAACCATAATCTTCAACAGAGATGCTAAGCTCCTCTTTCCAGTTCACATAATCATAACTCTGATTGTCATTCCCCCAAAACGGCGTCTCTGAGCTCTCAGTTACGCCGTTTTCATTAACCTCTCTTTCATCTTTTGTCCATTTACTCGCTATCATTTGTGCATCTATTCCCATTCCAGCGTCCGACGCAGCTTTTTGCACGGACTTTGGCGACATAATATTCGCGTTCACACAGCTGGGAGGCAGCAGCTCAGGGAAGTTAAGGCCGGTCAAAGACAGTGGTCGACGTAAACAATAGAAAGCGACATCGTAGGCGACTGCGGCCGCCTCCTGCGTAGCGTAGGAGCCTAACCAGAGCCGCTCTTGTGAGCCTGGAACCCTTATCTCAGACACCCATTTGCCCCATTTTCTTCTGCGAACTCCCTTGTATTTCTTCTCTGCAATACTTGAGCCCCTCTCCTCTGAGCTGCTACCCATCATCAAGCTCTTATAAACGCTTTAATTATGAGATATAGAATGCTGTGTCTTGTATAGATTAGAAAGACGAGGCCATTTATAGGTTGATAAAGAGAGGAAAGTCAAGGCCTCGTGGGCAAAAAgcttaaataattaatcaaaatttgtcAAACGTGGTTCGTTGAACGAAAGAGAGGGTCAAGATTTTCAAAGGTCAAAGGAGATCGCCTTAATGAGCAAATCCAAGTTggctaagagagagagagaagggacCAGAGGCCACAGACCGTCTCTTCAGTTAAACAAGGAGCCATAGCAATTGAAGTAAAAACGTGTAgtggaatttaaaattaaagcaaTGGAGATAATAGAGGAAGAAGTCAAAGCACCGAAAATCCCTGCCTGCCCACTAGAATTTGTTGTCCTCATGCATGATGTCATTTGACCTTATTATCTCCCCCCTCCAAAGTTTAATCTAAAAAACGCTTTTTTACCCGTAATTAGtattaataacattttctcacccaaattgTAGCTTTGTTGACAGGAAAAATTGTAACCTTGTTAACaggaaattttgaataaaaggacaaaaaataatttcgtattaataaaaatttattagcaCTAAGGGTTGGGCTCAatgcttatatttttatttattcaatgcaaaattaattagtttccaaaatctttttctctttctcttggaTTTCTCTTTTTGCAAACTCTCCTACTCTTTTCGATGGAATCAAATTCAGTTTTTCAACCAAAATAGTGCTAGCTACATTAGTATAACTATCACCTTCAATAATCACACTGCATACCTTATCTTTGATGTAACACCTCATGTAAAATATGTTGTGGTGTTGCACTTTATCCTCATCTTTCATTCGTAAATTTAAAGCATTTCTTGCTACAAGTAGCTCCCTACCAATAGGGTATTCcacaccatcatcatcatcctttAATGGCAGCGTAGACTCATCATTGGATTCACCCTCGGTTTCAATATCACCATTATCTCACAACATCATTGCGCACTTATTAGGGTATTATGATGCAATATGCCCTCTCCCCAAGCAACAAAAACACTTGATTTCCTGATTTCAGTGTCATGTAGCTTTGACTTTACCATTCTCATTATTGCCTTCAACTTCTTTTGCCTTAGGTGCTTTAGCCTTAGGCTTAAAAACGGCCTTGTCATCCCCTTAATTTGCTCCAATTCGTCTTCCAAGAAAATGAGAAACCCAAATTCTGCCCGTATCTAGGGGTGGTGCTCTTTCTCTTGAGTTGTCTTTCTAATTTCATTGTCATATGCGCCATATCTTTCAAATCCAATGCCACTTGTGTCAAAAAAAGGATGAAACATGGCTTATGTGTGTTGATTGTTGCGGACTTAACCAAATCACTATAAAGTATAGGTATCTCATTCTAATAGGATAATAACAACATTCATCTCTAAGATAATAACAATactaatatttaagataatgaCAACCTAATCTTAAAGATGATAACAATTATAATATGCATAATAATCTTGATAtgaataggataataataatcctaatcataataagataataaagaaagataataaTCCTCATATCACTCTTTCTCTCCACCTTTCACATAATAGCCTTGTCATTCGATTCTAGTTGTCGTTTTTGACAACTAGTGTTTCGTCTAATATCGTCAATCTTAAACCCgtctttttcaacaattttcatcttctttttgtcGATCTCTCATTTGTTATATAAAACTTGATATCACAATTTTGTCACGGTCGATTATCCTTGATTAGTATATTTGTGGTCAATTAGAGTTTGATTGCAGCTTAACTGTGGCTTGATTATTACTAGAGAAGCCAATTGTGTTATCTTAATTCTATGCACATCGGGcgtttgataataaaaatgttacTAAAAAAGCTTATTAGGTTCTCTTGATTATGAGCACATTGGGTGTTTGATAATAAGTCTATGAGTAGTTTTTTTTAACTTGCACTAAAGGTATTTGTTTTATTGCCTGAATGAGTTTTCCTTTTGTAGAAACCATTGTTAATAAGGCGTTTATTTGTAAAGCTGAACTTGTTGTTGTACACATGTGGAAATTGTTGTATGGCTAAAACTCTTACTTGATAGATTTCacatatttttgtaaaaattataaCATCAAGAGTCAATATAGGATTTTAGTCCATTCTCTAGTTtggtgttttgttttaattgatggAATTCTTCTAATtttgccttctttttttttttttaatcttaatgaaattcaaataacatattacttttaaacttttttttttctagaaattCTACCAAAGTTGTTATTTTCAGTTGCAATCTTCTTATATCAGTTTTCAAGAAATTCATCAGATCTGTAATTTTATTCaactaatcaattaaacaaagtacataataaataataatatattaggtaatataattataatttatgagtatttaaataattgtatatcaattaaaatatgtaataacTAAAAGTCAACTTAAAAGggtattatagtaattgtatattttatgGTACTTTTTCTGTTAACGGTGTTACAATTTGGGTAGGACAATGTTATTGATGCCAACTATAGGTTACAGAATGTTTTTTACCAAACCtcgggtgggaaaatgttaattgcataaattttgtttaaaacaatgttgtgtgtatatacttttaagagtaatactatgtgtacccactttgagtacataaatatatacacactcatatgtgtcatcatatgattggttattgttttattcttaattcaaaatcatccaatcacataatgacacatataaatgtgtacacatttgtgtacttaaagtgggtacacatagttttattgtactTTTAAATACACAACTGGGTATAcaaatgatttatcattaaataattaaataattttaaattaattcaaaattatctaattgaataataatacatcatatatatacttaattatatgttcaaaagtatatatacatataatattactcataaaatttatattcgGCATACATATCACATAAACCCCATTTTCTAAATTGGTCACCTGCTGATAACTCCCAGATGAATCTGGAATCTCTGTGAATCACGATCTAATTAGGGGTCAGATAAAAAACAATGCAACATATGCATTCCAATGGAccattaaacaaaattttaatacatgcTTAAACTATAATCTTCTTCTCTTTAGCTACAAATTATACATGTGATGCACATTTTACTTTATATGCATGTTGGCCtgctattttctttattaaatcaaatcatgatgaaaaaaaggaaaatcagaaGATCGAATTAGTAATTGAGATAACTATAATCTTCAACAGAAACGCTAAGCTCCTCCTCCCAGTTCCCATAATCATAACTCTGATTATCATTTCCTCAAAACGGCGTCTCCGAGCTCTGAATTACCTATCTTTCAGCCTTTCTCCATTTACTCcctatcattttttaatctatCCCCATTCCAGCGTCTGACGCAACTTTTTGCACGGACTTTGGCGACGTAACATCCGCATTATTCACACAATTGAGAGGCAACAATTCGGGGAAGTTAAGGCCACACAAGGACAGCGGTCGACGTAAACAATAGAAGACGACGTCATGAGCGACTTCCACGGCCTCCTGAGTCACATAGGAGGCCCAACCAGATCACTCTGGTGAGTTTGGAACCGTTATCTCAGACACCCGTTTGTCCCATTTTCTTTGCGTGCTCCCTTGTATCTTTTCCTCCATGGGATCACTGTCTTCTCTACTGCTTCTCACTATTTTCTGGGTTGTTGACAAAAACATCTAAGATTCAAGTTATGAAGTTTGAGAATATGACGACTTGGAGAAGTGAAACAagagcttatatatatatataggttgaAGAAGACAGAAAGTCAGAGGCCAACTAAAACTAGGAGTAATGCTATGTGCATAACTTTGTGCACCATATACCACCAAATCCAACTACAAGTAATCAACGGGAAAATTACGCTTATAAAATAGTCCATTGCACTCCGAAAGAACGATAGGTGTATTCTCCAACCAAAACAGTTCCTTATAAAAGTGTACTATATCATAATTCTGAGACTGGCTATAAATGTCAAAACTGTAactctcttaaatttaatagtttctCTTGAAGGTCCattagaaaatgaataaataaataatgtgttcAACATTTCTAAAATTCAATATATTCCAACCTAtgttaacttttatataaataaaatttatgataattttttaagaacTTCATTATGTAACTCAACTTATATTTTAGTCCTCTCTATctcttttaatctttcaatatttctattcatatttttttattacacatgctcaagattaaaaatgaataacGAGAAAAAGAGATGTTATACTTTAAATGCAAGAAAATTAggatgataaaaatttgaaaagagcccattcaaagaaaaataaaaatgtataaagcaatataactttgattttattagaAGAGCCCATTTAAAGAACTTCATCACGAGAGGACTATAGTTATTTCATTCAAAGCCCTTGCCCCATTGAAACCGTGCCAAATAACTGGGAATTAAAGAATGCGTCTGAAGTGCTTTAACTAGAAGGCCAAATCAtttcttcccacccaaggtatggtgaaattttttacacatacccttcaattttttaaaactcaaacactaATCTATCACCTAATTTCCATTAGAATGTTTTGTcaaagttaaaagtaaaacaattattttttcagtaatattaaaaaaatataattttatcatttttttccccaagttttaaaaactgataattttacccattttcaaaacttttccaGTTttaaccccccccccccccccccccccccccaccaaAATCCCTAAGTTTCTTCCCTTTCCCTTAAGTGACCATCCAGCGACAACTAAGAGGAAATGTCTGTTGAAATCTCTTTATTTCTTCATTGATGGTTCGTCTCTGTTGATGAAGAAACATTTGCTAACGTCTCATCTCAGTTGTCGCTATTatcggagagagagagagaagaaactTCGGGATGTGAGGGAGGCAAAgctacttttcaaaactagaaaagtttaaatgggataaaattatctattttcaAAACCTGAGGgcaaaataggataaaattctaattaaagtTAGATAatgaatgagtatttgagtttttaaaaattaatggatatgTTTTTAGCATTTCACTATACCTTTAGTGGGATCTTTTGGCCTAACTAGAATTTGCCGTTCTGAAGAGCACAAggaatttgaaatatatatatctattgtTCCCCTAATCAAagtcaattattaaaatatacatatatacttgACTCAATAAAGAGATTTTCAAGATATTTTCAGTTGAATCATTTTAGTCCACTAGCTAACAGCAAAGCATGTTTTGTCATTATAGAGCAGACATACTTACTTTCAATAGATGATTAACATTTACCCTGTCAAATTATAAAGTGAGCTATCGTCTTCTAATCTTTCACTTGAGAAAGtataatatgtaatatttttGATTCATTActgataaatacaaaaaatattttaaattgacaaACGGAGTTGCCTACGTTTTAATAAcaatagatttatatttataattccgactctatatatatatatatatatatatcacttatCACCCCTTAGATAAACTGGTCAAAGAggtcaaatatttataatttgactGGCTTATAACTTCCAGCTGAATCTTAATCATTAAGCAGTGTGAACTGGGATGATCAATAATGCAAACAGAGCTAcgtatttcaaatttaaatgcgTATCTCAATGGGTCACATCATGTAAacacaattttaatataattcattttAGTTCTAAATCATGTGTTACACAGTTTACAGTTACACTTTATCATAAAATCTGAATAGGCAAACAAACAATTATACTAAGAAAAATTGTGAAAGTATCTCAAACAATTATAGAAAATCGGAAATTTAATATTGAATCTAAATCCAGAATATCCTTTAATCAGTATCATCAACCATCCTAATATTTACAGTATACAGAAAAGATACAAAAGCCACCAAGACTTCACTCCATGTCCTACCtactgttttctttatttaactaaaacaaaACCTAAAGAACTAGAACTAGTAATCGAGGTAACCATAATCTTCAACAGATATGCTAAGCTCCTTCTCTTCCCAGCTCCTATAATCATAACTCGGATTATCATTCCCCCAAAACGGCGTATCCAAGCTCTGAATTACGCTGCTTTCATTAACCTTCCTTTCATCTTTTCTCCATTTACTCCCTATCATTTGTGCATCTATCCCCATTCCAGCGTCCGACGCAGCTTTTTGGACGGACTTGGGCGACATAATATTGGCGTTCACACAACTGGAAGGCAGCAGTTCGGGGAAGTTAAGACCAGACAAAGACAGCGGTCGACGTAAACAATAGAAAGCGACGTCGTAGGCGACTGCGGCCGCCTCCTGAGTAGCGTAGGAGCCTAACCAGAGCCGCTCTTGTGAGCCTGGAACCCTTATCTCAGACACCCATTTGCCCCATTTCCTTCTACGAACTCCCTTGTATTTCTTCTCTACAATACTTGAGCCACTCTCCTCTGAGCTGCTACTCATCATCAAGCTCTTATAAACGCTTTTAATTAGAGATATACAAGCTATGTCTTGTACAGATTAGAAAGACGAGGCTATATATAGGATAATGAAGAGAGGAAAGACTAAGGCCTGGGAAAAAGCCAGTTGCaaagattaaataattgattaaaatttaacaaacggGTTTCGTTGAAAGAAAGAGAGGGTCAAATTTTTCAAAGGTCAAAGGAGATAGCTTTAATGTGCAAATCCAAGTTGGCtaagagagagagggagagagaagggGCGAGGGGCCATTGTCATTGACGCAAAAACGTGTAGgggaatttaaaattaaagcaaaagaGATATTATGTTAGAGGCAGGGGAGAGCTCAACACTGAAAATCCATGCCTTTGCCCACCAGAATTTGCTGTCCTCATGCATGATGTCATTTTACCTTACTATAAGTTGAAGGGAAAAATGCAAGGTTTTGAAAGTAGGGAAATGATGTAACATCATACGTCAACTACATATATCGTTGTCTAATGAGTCACGATTAATCCCTGTAGTTCCATTAAATAACAAATCTCcttaaagttattaaattaaaaatattgccAATCATTAGGGtgtagttattaaaaaaaaatttatgcttttagttgggataatatattattaagaaaattaaaatattattgtaaagataaattatttaaaaaattatagaatataatacctttaaaaaattattaaatataaattaatattgcatTTAATTAGAGTAACATGTCTTATGTTATCAAAAATTTGTATTATCTTTGCTCATTATCTTAGCACCAAAGACGATTGTTTATACATGTGAGTCAATCTATAACTTATGTGATATTATAATCTTATAGAGTTTCCAAACAAAATGATGTGTATATAGTGAAACACCAAAAATTTCAAGATgcatattcaaaaataaaatgaacttgaattcatggttttcgataTTATTTCTCAAGTAAAACATATGAGTTCAACAACTTATTAATTAGAATTTATACAAttcaagagatttaacatatgcaagatatacatttCTTGAAATAAGTTTGGTTAAAGGATCAAAAACCATTTAATGTATTGAAATATATTATACGCTTATTATCCTTTTGGCAATGATGTCTCTTACAAAATTGTATTTAGTTTTGATATGTTTGGTTCCACTATGAAATTTGGATCTTTCATAAAAGATATTGTAACTTGGTTATCGCAATAAACAACTATTGCTCTAATAATCTCATCTTGTATACTCAAACTCAAAAAGAATCTTTCTAATCAAATAGCTTCttgaacaattatttaacaaacTATAAACTTGACTTCCATTGTGGATAAGACTATGCATTCTTGCTTCTAACTACCCCAAGATATGATGTTCTTTTGAAGTAAGAATGCATAACCAAAAATGGATTTATGTTGGTCTAAATTACATCCTTAGTTGGTATCTAAATAGC carries:
- the LOC123203067 gene encoding ethylene-responsive transcription factor ERF020-like, which gives rise to MMGSSSEERGSSIAEKKYKGVRRRKWGKWVSEIRVPGSQERLWLGSYATQEAAAVAYDVAFYCLRRPLSLTGLNFPELLPPSCVNANIMSPKSVQKAASDAGMGIDAQMIASKWTKDEREVNENGVTESSETPFWGNDNQSYDYVNWKEELSISVEDYGYLNY
- the LOC123203012 gene encoding ethylene-responsive transcription factor ERF020-like; its protein translation is MMSSSSEESGSSIVEKKYKGVRRRKWGKWVSEIRVPGSQERLWLGSYATQEAAAVAYDVAFYCLRRPLSLSGLNFPELLPSSCVNANIMSPKSVQKAASDAGMGIDAQMIGSKWRKDERKVNESSVIQSLDTPFWGNDNPSYDYRSWEEKELSISVEDYGYLDY